A genomic segment from Paramixta manurensis encodes:
- a CDS encoding UTRA domain-containing protein translates to MKALTVDVICQTIAAWIRQGDFAGSGRLPSERNLSEQFSTTRITLREALGQLESQGLIYRELRRGWFISPPRLVYNPLHRSHFHAMAQRQGRAAQTEVLDAQRVNASRKLAENLGIAEGSDVFRIRRLRRIDGRAVLYVEHYLNPAWFPGLLEFDLTQSLTDLYVNHYNIRYGRVRFTMLPGPLPAFAAPTLKVAAGSPALFITRINRDQHDRIIDCDYEYWRYDALCVDVEA, encoded by the coding sequence ATGAAAGCATTAACCGTCGATGTCATTTGCCAGACCATCGCCGCCTGGATTCGTCAGGGGGATTTCGCGGGAAGTGGACGTTTGCCCTCTGAGCGCAACCTAAGCGAGCAGTTCTCCACCACCCGTATTACGTTACGTGAAGCGCTTGGGCAACTGGAGTCGCAGGGATTGATTTACCGTGAGCTACGGCGCGGCTGGTTTATCTCACCGCCACGGCTGGTGTATAACCCGCTACATCGCAGCCATTTTCACGCCATGGCGCAGCGTCAGGGCCGGGCGGCACAGACCGAGGTGCTGGATGCGCAACGGGTGAATGCAAGCCGTAAGCTGGCGGAAAACTTAGGCATTGCCGAGGGAAGCGACGTGTTTCGCATTCGGCGTTTGCGGCGTATTGATGGCCGCGCGGTGCTGTATGTTGAGCACTATTTGAACCCGGCCTGGTTTCCCGGCTTGCTGGAGTTTGACTTAACCCAGTCGCTGACCGATCTCTACGTCAATCATTACAATATTCGTTATGGGCGGGTGCGGTTTACCATGCTACCGGGGCCGCTACCGGCGTTTGCGGCGCCCACGCTCAAAGTCGCCGCCGGAAGCCCGGCGCTGTTTATTACCCGTATTAACCGCGATCAGCATGACAGGATTATTGATTGCGATTATGAGTACTGGCGTTATGACGCGTTGTGTGTCGATGTGGAGGCGTGA
- a CDS encoding ABC transporter substrate-binding protein yields the protein MKPLFASVLASAILLALPAAHAADPDLSALEKAAKSEGQINSVGMPDSWANWKDTWNDISSKYGLKHSDTDMSSAQEIAKFAAEKGNASADIGDVGAAFGPIAMQKGVTQPYKPTTWDQIPDWAKDKDGHWALAYTGTIAFLVNKQLVKDIPHSWADLKKGKYVVTIGDVGIAAQAANGVLAANYALGGDEKNLKPALAFFGQLAKEGRLGVTDPVISNIEKGEIAVAVVWDFNGLNYRDQIDKSRFEVLIPSDGSITSGYTTIINKYAKHPNAAKLAREYIFSDAGQTNLAKGYARPIRAEHLTLPADVQAKLLPAAEYKSARPIADQAAWDKTSKILPRLWQENVMINMQQ from the coding sequence ATGAAACCTTTGTTCGCATCTGTGTTAGCCAGTGCCATTCTTCTCGCTCTCCCGGCGGCGCATGCCGCAGATCCTGACCTTTCTGCGCTGGAAAAAGCGGCGAAAAGCGAAGGGCAAATCAACAGCGTCGGTATGCCGGACAGTTGGGCAAACTGGAAAGATACCTGGAACGACATCAGCAGCAAATATGGCCTGAAACACAGCGATACCGACATGTCTTCCGCGCAGGAAATTGCTAAATTCGCGGCGGAAAAAGGCAATGCCAGTGCGGACATTGGCGATGTAGGCGCCGCCTTTGGCCCCATCGCGATGCAAAAGGGCGTGACCCAGCCGTATAAACCTACCACTTGGGACCAAATTCCCGATTGGGCAAAAGATAAAGACGGTCACTGGGCGCTAGCCTACACCGGGACCATCGCCTTTTTAGTGAATAAACAACTGGTGAAGGATATTCCGCATAGCTGGGCTGACCTGAAAAAAGGGAAGTATGTGGTCACTATCGGTGACGTCGGCATTGCCGCACAGGCTGCAAACGGCGTGCTGGCGGCTAACTACGCGCTCGGCGGTGATGAAAAGAACCTTAAACCGGCATTGGCGTTTTTTGGCCAGCTGGCGAAAGAAGGGCGTCTGGGCGTGACCGATCCGGTCATCTCTAATATCGAAAAAGGGGAGATCGCCGTCGCGGTGGTCTGGGACTTTAACGGTCTGAATTACCGCGATCAGATTGATAAGAGCCGCTTCGAAGTGCTGATCCCGTCGGATGGTTCAATCACCTCCGGCTATACCACTATTATCAACAAATACGCGAAGCATCCGAACGCCGCCAAGCTGGCGCGCGAATACATCTTCTCTGATGCCGGTCAAACCAACCTCGCGAAGGGCTATGCTCGTCCGATTCGCGCTGAGCACTTGACGCTACCGGCCGATGTGCAGGCGAAATTGCTGCCAGCGGCGGAATATAAAAGCGCGCGTCCAATAGCCGACCAGGCAGCATGGGATAAAACGTCAAAAATACTGCCGCGCCTGTGGCAAGAAAACGTGATGATCAATATGCAGCAATAA